In Streptomyces sp. NBC_00306, a single genomic region encodes these proteins:
- a CDS encoding serine/threonine-protein kinase has translation MNAWTVPGYTETRELGSGASGRVVLAVHDATGVPVAVKYLSETLRTDTAFVQDFRSEARLLGGLDSPYVVGLYEYVEAPHGAAIVMELVDGVALRTLLLREGATGPEAALVVLKGSLLGLAAAHRAGVVHRDYKPENVLVAADGTSKLVDFGIAAGRGTTPGVAGTPAYMAPEQWNGEPASPAADVYAATATFYECLTGHKPFTGENFAELALQHIGAPVPDDDAPEPVRPLIRRGLAKTPEERPENAAAFVNELEDVARAAYGEDWEERGQRRLAALAALLPLLFPSAGGQSAGTTAVATTALGGGRAGSWKPGLRGILTGVAAIVIGILVVVAADATGGGVPPVTAQSLATTSARPGTTVWPSEAPSPSASPSVSASASPSATDSPSPSPTDTASGGAVTPTPVVDPPTTPPSPPTADPTTAAPTPSEPTTAPLRVKSVSVTGLRQVSTTGGVASVDVATDGTGPVTVVITWFTGDTQGLLGVPDGSQTFERSGATQYTLTLDHTFQGRGCYWGVRASTNPAAASGSSSQQVFIRRCTIS, from the coding sequence ATGAACGCGTGGACAGTGCCCGGGTACACGGAGACCCGTGAGCTGGGTTCCGGCGCCAGCGGGCGGGTCGTCCTGGCCGTCCATGACGCGACCGGCGTTCCGGTGGCCGTCAAGTACCTCAGCGAGACCCTGCGGACGGACACCGCCTTCGTCCAGGACTTCCGCTCCGAGGCCCGGCTGCTCGGCGGTCTCGACTCGCCGTACGTCGTCGGCCTGTACGAGTACGTCGAAGCCCCGCACGGCGCCGCCATCGTGATGGAGCTCGTCGACGGTGTCGCCCTGCGCACGCTGCTGCTCCGCGAGGGCGCCACCGGGCCCGAGGCCGCACTGGTGGTCCTCAAGGGCTCCCTGCTGGGGCTGGCCGCGGCGCACCGCGCGGGGGTCGTCCACCGTGACTACAAGCCGGAGAACGTCCTGGTCGCCGCGGACGGAACGTCCAAGCTGGTCGACTTCGGTATCGCGGCGGGCCGTGGCACCACCCCCGGGGTGGCCGGGACCCCCGCGTACATGGCGCCGGAGCAGTGGAACGGGGAACCCGCCTCTCCGGCCGCCGATGTCTACGCGGCGACCGCGACCTTCTACGAATGCCTGACCGGACACAAGCCGTTCACCGGCGAGAACTTCGCCGAACTGGCCCTTCAGCACATCGGCGCGCCGGTCCCCGACGACGACGCCCCCGAACCGGTACGGCCGCTGATCCGGCGCGGACTGGCGAAGACCCCGGAGGAACGCCCGGAGAACGCGGCGGCGTTCGTGAACGAGCTGGAGGACGTCGCCCGGGCCGCGTACGGCGAGGACTGGGAAGAGCGGGGTCAGCGCCGGCTCGCCGCGCTGGCCGCCCTGCTGCCGCTGCTGTTCCCCTCCGCCGGCGGACAATCGGCGGGAACGACGGCGGTGGCCACGACGGCGCTCGGCGGAGGCCGGGCCGGCAGCTGGAAACCCGGTCTCCGGGGCATCCTGACCGGTGTCGCCGCCATCGTCATCGGGATACTGGTCGTGGTGGCCGCGGATGCCACGGGCGGCGGCGTCCCACCGGTGACGGCCCAGTCTCTCGCCACCACCAGTGCCCGGCCCGGCACGACCGTCTGGCCGAGCGAGGCCCCGTCCCCGTCGGCGAGTCCCTCCGTGTCCGCATCCGCCTCGCCGTCCGCCACGGACTCCCCGTCCCCATCACCGACGGACACCGCGAGCGGCGGAGCCGTCACCCCCACGCCCGTCGTGGATCCGCCCACCACTCCCCCGAGCCCACCGACCGCGGACCCCACGACCGCCGCACCCACACCCTCGGAGCCCACCACGGCTCCGCTGAGGGTCAAGTCCGTGTCCGTCACCGGCCTGCGCCAGGTGTCGACCACGGGCGGCGTCGCGTCGGTGGACGTCGCCACCGACGGAACGGGACCCGTCACCGTCGTCATCACCTGGTTCACGGGAGACACCCAAGGGCTACTCGGCGTCCCGGACGGGTCGCAGACCTTCGAGCGCAGCGGCGCGACGCAGTACACGCTGACGCTGGACCACACCTTCCAGGGGCGGGGCTGCTACTGGGGAGTGCGGGCGTCGACCAACCCGGCGGCCGCCTCCGGCAGTTCCTCCCAGCAGGTCTTCATCCGGCGGTGCACGATCTCATGA
- a CDS encoding glycoside hydrolase family 64 protein — protein MLASVVSALVVATGLTVLGPSTSAEAVPATIPLTIKNSSGRSEPVYIYNLGTELSSGRQGWADANGTFHPWPAGGNPPTPAPDASIAGPANGQTRTIRMPKFSGRVYFSIGQKIVFKVTTGGLVQPAVQNPSDPNRNILFNWSEYTLNDAGLWINSTQVDMFSAPYAVGVKLANGTVKNTGRLKPGGYNAVFNQLRSAGWGGLIQNRPDGTPLRALSPGHGIEAGGLSAGVMNDYINRVWSRYSSSTLTVTPFANQPNTKYYGRVSGNVMNFTNGSGAVVTSFQKPDSDSVFGCYKLLDAPNDLVRGPISRTLCAGYNRSTLLTNPNQPDPNNANFYRDAVTNHYSRIIHGQMVDGKAYGFAFDDVGAHESLVHDGNPQEAYMTLEPFN, from the coding sequence ATGCTCGCGTCCGTGGTGTCGGCATTGGTCGTCGCCACGGGCCTGACGGTCCTCGGCCCGTCGACATCCGCGGAGGCCGTGCCGGCGACCATTCCGCTCACGATCAAGAACAGTTCGGGGCGCAGCGAACCCGTCTACATCTACAACCTGGGCACCGAACTCTCGTCGGGCCGGCAGGGCTGGGCCGACGCCAACGGTACGTTCCACCCCTGGCCGGCGGGAGGCAATCCGCCGACGCCCGCCCCCGACGCCTCGATCGCGGGACCGGCCAACGGGCAGACCAGGACGATCCGGATGCCCAAGTTCTCGGGCCGCGTCTACTTCTCCATCGGCCAGAAGATCGTCTTCAAGGTCACCACCGGCGGTCTGGTGCAGCCCGCCGTGCAGAATCCGTCCGACCCCAACCGCAACATCCTGTTCAACTGGTCCGAGTACACGCTGAACGACGCCGGTCTGTGGATCAACAGCACCCAGGTCGACATGTTCTCGGCTCCGTACGCGGTGGGCGTCAAGCTCGCCAACGGCACGGTCAAGAACACCGGCAGGCTCAAGCCGGGCGGGTACAACGCCGTCTTCAACCAGCTGCGTTCGGCGGGCTGGGGCGGACTGATCCAGAACCGCCCCGACGGCACTCCGCTGCGTGCGCTCTCACCCGGTCACGGCATCGAGGCGGGCGGCCTCTCCGCCGGCGTCATGAACGACTACATCAACCGGGTCTGGAGCAGGTACAGCTCGTCCACGCTCACCGTGACGCCGTTCGCGAACCAGCCGAACACCAAGTACTACGGCAGGGTCTCGGGCAACGTCATGAACTTCACGAACGGCTCGGGAGCAGTGGTCACAAGCTTCCAGAAGCCCGACTCCGACAGCGTCTTCGGCTGCTACAAGCTCCTCGACGCCCCCAACGACCTGGTCCGCGGACCGATCTCCCGCACCCTGTGCGCGGGCTACAACCGCTCGACGCTGCTGACCAACCCCAACCAGCCCGACCCCAACAACGCCAACTTCTACCGGGACGCGGTCACCAACCACTACTCGCGCATCATCCACGGGCAGATGGTCGACGGTAAGGCGTACGGCTTCGCCTTCGACGACGTGGGTGCCCATGAGTCCCTGGTGCACGACGGCAACCCGCAAGAGGCCTACATGACGCTGGAACCGTTCAACTAG
- a CDS encoding DUF2165 domain-containing protein, which yields MAERGPGSRTRLDRISLLGTLPFAATALTGTVAVYMALVAFGNITDFDTNRQFVQHVLAMDTTFKDEDVMWRAIESRTLSDIAYVGIIVWETVAAVVLVAATWWWVKGLARGEFIRARRASTLGLTMMLLLFGLGFIGIGGEWFQMWQSSDWNGLDAASRNVMLAAFVLVVIHLPAVRGRDEGAEAAGPVR from the coding sequence GTGGCGGAGCGTGGACCGGGGTCACGTACCCGGCTGGACCGGATATCTTTGCTCGGCACCTTGCCCTTCGCGGCCACCGCGCTCACCGGCACCGTCGCGGTGTACATGGCTCTGGTGGCCTTCGGGAACATCACCGACTTCGACACCAATCGGCAGTTCGTCCAGCATGTGCTGGCCATGGACACCACGTTCAAGGACGAGGACGTCATGTGGCGGGCGATCGAGTCCCGCACGCTGAGCGACATCGCGTACGTCGGGATCATCGTCTGGGAAACGGTCGCCGCGGTCGTCCTCGTCGCGGCCACCTGGTGGTGGGTGAAAGGTCTCGCACGAGGGGAGTTCATCCGGGCGCGCCGGGCGTCCACTCTGGGGCTGACCATGATGCTGCTGCTCTTCGGTCTCGGCTTCATCGGTATCGGCGGTGAGTGGTTCCAGATGTGGCAGTCGTCCGACTGGAACGGCCTGGATGCCGCGAGCCGCAATGTGATGCTCGCTGCCTTCGTGCTCGTCGTGATCCATCTGCCCGCAGTGCGCGGCCGGGACGAGGGGGCGGAGGCCGCCGGCCCGGTGCGGTGA
- a CDS encoding VOC family protein, with product MKIRLTSVFVDDQAKALRFYTEILGFVKKHDVPLGEKDRWLTVVSADEPGGTELLLEPAGHPIVKTYRDTLVGDGIPLAQFAVEDVTAEYERLRGLGVRFTQEPLEMGPVTTAVFDDTCGNLIQIATQPQ from the coding sequence ATGAAGATCCGTCTGACCAGCGTCTTCGTCGACGATCAGGCCAAGGCCCTGCGCTTCTACACCGAGATCCTCGGCTTCGTGAAGAAGCATGACGTCCCGTTGGGGGAGAAGGACCGGTGGCTGACCGTCGTCTCGGCCGACGAGCCCGGCGGCACCGAACTCCTCCTGGAGCCCGCCGGCCACCCGATCGTCAAGACCTACCGGGACACGCTCGTCGGCGACGGCATCCCGCTCGCCCAGTTCGCCGTCGAGGACGTGACGGCGGAGTACGAGCGCCTGCGCGGCCTCGGTGTCCGCTTCACCCAGGAGCCGCTGGAGATGGGGCCCGTCACCACCGCCGTCTTCGACGACACCTGCGGCAACCTCATCCAGATCGCGACCCAGCCGCAGTAG
- a CDS encoding ArsR/SmtB family transcription factor encodes MADDLFKALADPTRRTILDELTEKSGQTLFEICSRLSMKHQLAISRQGVSQHLAVLEAAGLVETRREGRYKFHDLNTAPLRQIAERWLVPDTSGPEESTP; translated from the coding sequence GTGGCCGACGACCTTTTCAAAGCCCTGGCCGATCCCACCCGGCGCACCATTCTCGACGAGCTCACGGAGAAGTCCGGACAGACCCTGTTCGAGATCTGCTCGCGATTGAGCATGAAGCATCAGCTCGCGATCTCACGCCAGGGGGTCTCCCAGCACCTTGCCGTGCTGGAGGCCGCCGGGCTCGTCGAGACCAGGCGGGAAGGCCGCTACAAGTTCCACGACCTGAACACGGCCCCCCTTCGGCAGATCGCCGAGCGATGGCTCGTGCCCGACACATCCGGACCGGAAGAGAGCACCCCATGA
- a CDS encoding type B 50S ribosomal protein L31, translating into MQEDKHPAYRPVVFRDRAAGYAFLTRSTATSDQEITWDDGETYPVVDVEISSESHPFYTGKARTVDSEGRIAQFERRFGSTPESGGEGSA; encoded by the coding sequence ATGCAGGAAGACAAGCACCCGGCCTACCGTCCTGTGGTGTTCCGAGACCGTGCGGCGGGTTACGCCTTCCTCACGCGTTCCACGGCCACGAGCGATCAGGAGATCACCTGGGACGACGGCGAGACGTACCCGGTGGTGGACGTCGAGATCTCCTCGGAGAGCCACCCCTTCTACACCGGCAAGGCGCGGACGGTCGACTCCGAGGGGCGCATCGCCCAGTTCGAGCGTCGTTTCGGGAGCACCCCCGAGTCCGGCGGCGAGGGCAGTGCGTGA
- a CDS encoding UBP-type zinc finger domain-containing protein, producing MTDVFRVCSHLDQVRPVVTPDSPDSCMECVAEGGTWVHLRECQMCGHVACCDSSPARHATAHNASTGHPLIRSYEPGETWWWCYEDQVVFDVEGEGPARAA from the coding sequence ATGACTGACGTGTTCCGTGTCTGCAGTCACCTCGACCAGGTCCGGCCCGTGGTCACACCCGACAGCCCGGATTCCTGCATGGAATGCGTCGCTGAAGGTGGCACATGGGTGCACCTGCGGGAGTGCCAGATGTGTGGGCACGTGGCCTGCTGTGATTCCTCACCCGCCCGCCACGCCACCGCACACAACGCCTCCACCGGCCACCCGTTGATTCGCTCGTACGAACCGGGCGAGACCTGGTGGTGGTGCTACGAGGACCAGGTGGTCTTCGACGTCGAGGGTGAGGGCCCGGCCCGAGCGGCTTAG
- a CDS encoding TlrC/CarA/OleB/SrmB family ABC-F type ribosomal protection protein, giving the protein MRAPHPSSSLSQLSLRGVSKRYDDRTVLDQVSFSLTPGEKAGVVGDNGAGKSTLLNLLAGREQPDAGELTVTAPGGTGYLAQSLGLPPEATVQDAVDLALAELRALEAALRHAERALAEAPVDADLTDRLAEYARLTEQYEARDGYGADTRVDAALHGLGLPGLARDRQLGTLSGGERSRLALAATLASRPELLLLDEPTNDLDDRAVGWLEEHLRAHRGTVVAVTHDRVFLERLTTTVLEVDGGRVSRHGNGYAGYLAAKAAERRRRQQQYDEWRAELDRSRRLAESNVARLGSIPRKIPKAIFGSPAFRARGRAHGAMSRIRNAKERVERLTAHPVAPPPDPLSFTARIATDSGPGEAPAAKLDGVVVDDRLRVPELSIGPAERLLVTGPNGAGKSTLLRVLAGELAPDVGTVVVPGRVGHLRQEETPWPSPLTVLEAFAHGRPGDRDEHADQLLSLGLFAPEALRLRVGELSYGQRRRIELARLVSEPVDLVLLDEPTNHLSPALVEELESALTGFEGALVLVTHDRRMRSRFSGSRLELREGAVTGER; this is encoded by the coding sequence ATGCGTGCGCCACATCCCTCATCATCCCTCTCACAGCTTTCCCTGCGCGGTGTCTCCAAGCGTTACGACGACCGCACCGTGCTCGACCAGGTTTCGTTCAGCCTCACCCCCGGTGAGAAGGCCGGCGTCGTCGGTGACAACGGGGCCGGCAAGTCCACCTTGTTGAATCTTCTCGCCGGCAGAGAGCAACCCGACGCGGGGGAGCTGACTGTGACCGCGCCCGGCGGGACCGGGTATCTCGCCCAGAGCCTCGGCCTGCCCCCGGAAGCCACCGTCCAGGACGCCGTCGACCTGGCGCTGGCGGAGCTGCGTGCACTCGAAGCGGCTCTGCGACATGCCGAGAGAGCCCTCGCAGAGGCCCCCGTGGACGCGGATCTGACCGATCGCCTCGCCGAGTACGCGCGGCTGACCGAGCAGTACGAGGCCCGCGACGGCTACGGCGCCGACACCCGTGTGGACGCCGCGTTGCACGGGCTCGGTCTGCCGGGGCTCGCCCGGGACCGGCAGCTCGGCACCTTGTCCGGCGGTGAGCGGTCGCGGCTGGCGCTGGCCGCCACCCTGGCGTCCCGGCCCGAGCTGCTGCTGCTCGACGAGCCGACCAACGACCTGGACGACCGGGCCGTCGGGTGGCTGGAGGAGCATCTTCGGGCCCACCGCGGAACCGTCGTCGCGGTCACGCACGACCGCGTGTTCCTGGAGCGGCTCACCACCACGGTTCTGGAGGTCGACGGCGGTCGCGTTTCCCGCCACGGCAACGGATACGCCGGCTACCTCGCCGCCAAGGCCGCCGAACGCCGCCGACGGCAGCAGCAGTACGACGAGTGGCGTGCTGAGCTCGACCGGAGCCGCCGGCTGGCCGAGTCCAACGTCGCGCGCCTGGGCAGCATCCCGCGCAAGATTCCGAAGGCCATCTTCGGTTCCCCCGCGTTCCGCGCGCGGGGGCGGGCACACGGCGCGATGAGCCGTATCCGTAACGCCAAGGAAAGGGTCGAGCGGCTCACCGCGCACCCCGTGGCGCCGCCGCCGGACCCGTTGTCGTTCACGGCCCGCATCGCCACCGACAGCGGACCGGGCGAGGCGCCTGCGGCGAAGCTCGACGGTGTCGTCGTGGACGACCGGCTGCGGGTGCCCGAGCTGAGCATCGGCCCGGCGGAGCGGTTGTTGGTCACAGGCCCCAACGGAGCCGGTAAGAGCACCCTCTTGCGGGTCCTGGCCGGGGAACTCGCCCCGGACGTCGGCACCGTGGTGGTTCCCGGGCGAGTGGGACACCTGCGGCAGGAGGAAACGCCGTGGCCGTCGCCGCTGACCGTCCTGGAGGCGTTCGCACACGGCCGCCCCGGTGACCGGGACGAACACGCGGACCAGCTGCTGTCGCTGGGGCTGTTCGCACCGGAGGCACTGCGGCTGCGCGTCGGGGAGTTGTCGTACGGCCAGCGGCGCCGTATCGAACTGGCACGTCTGGTCAGTGAGCCGGTGGACCTGGTTCTGCTGGACGAGCCCACCAACCATCTCTCACCGGCGCTCGTGGAGGAACTGGAATCGGCGCTGACCGGTTTCGAGGGCGCGCTGGTGCTGGTCACCCACGACCGTCGGATGCGGTCGCGCTTCTCCGGCTCGCGGCTGGAGTTGCGCGAGGGGGCGGTGACCGGCGAACGGTGA
- a CDS encoding AAA family ATPase — MPTCTPSATASTGTLPDDPSHASQLDVAGELLTLLRDTTTEPRPDTQLEALTLAVAADLPVVLWGEPGIGKTAALTQLAAALDLPLTTVIASVHEPSDFSGLPIVGDDPAEQGVPMAPPDWAVRLVRAGKGLLFLDELSTAPPAVQAALLRLVLERRIGSLQLPPSVRIVAAANPRSSAADGWELSPPLANRFVHLQWTHDHEVVVRGLGGTWPRATLPRLDPARLPDAVDFARRAVCGLLAARPGLVHRLPSNDMRRGGPWPSPRSWEMTLCLIAFATAAGCSREVLSLLVRGTVGDGPGLELLAGLDRMDLPDPEVLLADPASAVLPERGDLRQAVLDGVVQAVRTRPEKSRWDAAWALLVRALETGAPDLVVVPATTLASLRREDWDVPTSIEGLAGVVSLSRRADKAAARAAVATRAGR, encoded by the coding sequence ATGCCCACATGCACCCCGTCCGCCACTGCCTCCACCGGCACACTCCCCGACGACCCCTCCCACGCTTCCCAGCTCGACGTCGCCGGTGAGTTGCTGACGCTGCTGCGCGATACCACCACCGAACCGCGTCCCGACACACAACTGGAGGCACTCACGCTCGCCGTGGCCGCCGACCTGCCCGTCGTCCTGTGGGGCGAGCCGGGGATCGGCAAGACCGCGGCCCTGACACAACTCGCCGCGGCTCTGGACCTTCCGCTGACCACGGTGATCGCCAGTGTGCACGAGCCCTCCGACTTCTCGGGTCTGCCCATCGTCGGGGACGATCCGGCGGAACAGGGTGTCCCGATGGCCCCGCCGGACTGGGCGGTGCGACTCGTACGGGCAGGCAAAGGGCTGCTGTTCCTGGACGAACTGTCCACGGCGCCACCGGCCGTTCAGGCCGCCCTGCTGCGTCTTGTGCTGGAGCGGCGGATCGGCTCCCTCCAACTGCCGCCCAGCGTACGGATCGTGGCCGCCGCCAACCCTCGGTCCTCGGCAGCGGACGGCTGGGAGCTGAGTCCGCCGCTGGCCAACCGTTTCGTCCATCTCCAGTGGACCCACGACCACGAGGTGGTGGTACGCGGCCTCGGTGGGACGTGGCCGCGGGCCACACTGCCCCGGCTCGACCCGGCGAGATTGCCGGACGCCGTGGACTTCGCCCGCCGCGCGGTGTGCGGGCTGCTCGCCGCCCGCCCGGGTCTCGTGCACCGGCTGCCCAGCAACGACATGCGCAGGGGCGGACCGTGGCCGTCACCGCGGAGCTGGGAGATGACCCTGTGTCTGATCGCTTTCGCGACCGCGGCCGGCTGCTCCCGGGAAGTACTCTCCCTGCTGGTCAGGGGCACCGTGGGCGACGGTCCGGGGCTGGAGCTGCTGGCCGGTCTCGACCGGATGGACCTCCCCGATCCCGAGGTGCTGCTCGCCGACCCGGCGAGCGCGGTCCTGCCCGAACGGGGAGATCTGCGCCAGGCCGTGCTCGACGGTGTCGTGCAGGCGGTCCGCACCCGGCCGGAGAAGTCCCGCTGGGACGCGGCCTGGGCGCTGCTGGTCAGGGCGTTGGAGACGGGAGCTCCGGATCTGGTGGTGGTCCCCGCGACCACCCTCGCGTCGCTGCGCCGCGAGGACTGGGACGTACCGACGTCGATCGAAGGCCTCGCCGGAGTGGTGTCCCTGTCCCGGCGAGCCGACAAGGCGGCGGCCCGTGCCGCGGTCGCCACGCGGGCCGGACGATGA
- a CDS encoding vWA domain-containing protein, translating into MMPDAPRTLDLDKLFAARLQAARARPYLATALFALHTVESRTVPTMAVDRHWRCYVSPAFVARTPVEELAGVWVHEVSHLLRDHHGRSDRVAKERGLTGPGERLRMNIAADCEINDDAFGDGLVRPDGAVDPELLGLPEGELMEDYLRQFGLGPRTQSMTWLDCGSGADGLAREWELGPDGAHGLSDQERDAVRFRVAQGITGRPGSAPKGWRRWAEEAFHPPQPWRELLGAAVRSAASAAGAGEDYTYGRPSRRSAGVPGAVLPSLRRVPPRVAVVIDTSGSVSDAELGSALLEVAAISRAVGGRRDLVTVVPCDAAAEFAHSLCRAEGIPLMGGGGTDLRTGFAKALRTRPRPDVVVALTDGQTPWPDTRPPCRTVVGLFPRQTRATWDEDDPDYVPDSPPAWARVTHIGSGPGVR; encoded by the coding sequence ATGATGCCGGACGCACCGAGGACACTGGACCTCGACAAACTCTTCGCCGCCCGGCTTCAGGCCGCCCGGGCCCGGCCGTACCTGGCGACCGCACTCTTCGCCCTGCACACCGTGGAGTCGCGGACGGTACCCACGATGGCCGTGGACCGGCACTGGCGGTGCTATGTCTCACCGGCCTTCGTGGCACGGACGCCGGTGGAGGAACTGGCCGGGGTGTGGGTGCACGAGGTGTCGCACCTGCTGCGCGACCATCACGGCCGCAGTGACCGGGTCGCCAAGGAGCGGGGGCTGACCGGTCCGGGGGAACGGCTGCGGATGAACATCGCCGCGGACTGCGAGATCAACGACGACGCCTTCGGTGACGGGCTGGTCCGGCCCGACGGCGCGGTCGATCCGGAGCTTCTGGGGCTCCCCGAGGGGGAGTTGATGGAGGACTATCTGCGCCAGTTCGGGCTCGGGCCGCGTACGCAGAGCATGACCTGGCTCGACTGCGGCAGTGGCGCCGACGGACTGGCACGGGAGTGGGAACTGGGACCGGACGGCGCGCACGGCCTCAGCGACCAGGAACGTGACGCGGTCCGGTTCCGGGTGGCGCAGGGCATCACCGGCCGTCCGGGGAGCGCGCCCAAGGGATGGCGGCGATGGGCGGAGGAAGCCTTCCACCCGCCGCAACCGTGGCGGGAGTTGCTGGGGGCGGCGGTGCGTTCGGCGGCCTCCGCCGCCGGTGCGGGCGAGGACTACACCTACGGCCGGCCGTCGCGGCGTTCGGCCGGCGTGCCGGGCGCCGTCCTGCCGAGCCTGCGGCGCGTGCCGCCCCGGGTCGCCGTGGTCATCGACACGTCCGGGTCGGTCAGTGATGCCGAACTGGGCAGCGCGCTCCTCGAAGTCGCCGCGATCTCCCGTGCCGTGGGCGGCCGCCGCGACCTGGTCACCGTGGTGCCGTGCGACGCGGCGGCCGAGTTCGCGCACTCGCTGTGCCGCGCCGAGGGAATTCCACTCATGGGCGGCGGCGGTACGGATCTGCGTACGGGCTTCGCCAAGGCACTCCGCACGCGACCCCGGCCGGACGTCGTCGTGGCCCTCACCGACGGACAGACGCCGTGGCCCGACACGCGACCACCGTGCCGGACGGTGGTGGGTCTGTTCCCTCGGCAGACGCGCGCGACCTGGGACGAGGACGATCCGGACTATGTGCCGGACTCGCCACCGGCGTGGGCGCGAGTCACGCACATCGGGTCCGGCCCCGGGGTCCGGTGA
- a CDS encoding RidA family protein, producing the protein MAITLVNPSGLPQIDAYRQVSIATGSKLVFIAGQVAWDAEGTTVGEGDLAAQVEQCYLNVGTALAAAGGSFDDVAKLTVYVVDWTPDKMPLFLEGVARAAEKLGGTPVPPGTLLGVAALDVPDHLVEVEATAVID; encoded by the coding sequence ATGGCCATCACCCTGGTGAACCCCAGCGGATTGCCGCAGATCGATGCCTACCGGCAGGTGTCGATCGCGACCGGGTCGAAGCTGGTCTTCATCGCCGGCCAGGTCGCCTGGGACGCCGAGGGGACCACGGTCGGCGAAGGTGATCTCGCCGCTCAGGTCGAGCAGTGCTACCTCAATGTCGGCACCGCGCTGGCCGCGGCCGGTGGATCCTTCGACGACGTGGCGAAACTGACCGTCTACGTCGTCGACTGGACCCCCGACAAGATGCCCCTGTTCCTTGAAGGGGTTGCCCGGGCAGCCGAGAAGCTCGGGGGCACCCCGGTGCCGCCGGGCACGCTGCTGGGAGTCGCGGCACTGGACGTACCCGACCATCTCGTCGAGGTCGAAGCCACCGCGGTCATCGACTGA
- a CDS encoding winged helix-turn-helix transcriptional regulator — protein MVTKQFSGSPDEADLRRADSLAREIFSDVANKWALLIIEALGEHTLRFGEIRNEIEGISHKMLTQNLRMLERNGLIERTVHPVVPPRVEYTLTEPGQALRVTIDGMCDWTHRYLGHIEASRRRFTP, from the coding sequence ATGGTGACCAAGCAGTTCAGCGGCTCGCCCGACGAAGCGGACCTCAGGCGCGCGGATTCGCTGGCGCGGGAGATCTTCTCGGACGTCGCCAACAAGTGGGCGCTCCTGATCATCGAGGCCCTCGGGGAGCACACCCTGCGCTTCGGCGAGATACGGAACGAGATCGAGGGCATCAGCCACAAGATGCTCACCCAGAACTTGCGCATGCTGGAGCGCAACGGCCTCATCGAGCGGACAGTGCACCCCGTCGTGCCGCCGCGGGTCGAGTACACCCTCACCGAGCCGGGCCAGGCCCTGCGGGTGACGATCGACGGCATGTGCGACTGGACCCACCGCTACCTCGGCCACATCGAGGCCTCGCGCCGCCGCTTCACCCCGTGA